The genomic window tttaacgcgttttccattacaccatataatgtttctggttgaaggctcagtatttcgtctcgaatattttgcttcagctgtctaatagtctctggtttattgAGATACACTTTGTCCTataaatatccccataaaaagaagtcgggcgcagtcaaatctggcgaacgaggaAGGTgccaagggaaatctgaatttttgaaaatcagacCTTCGCCAAAAATTTGACGCAGCGGGtccagttgctccatcttgttgaaaccacaaattaggatactgctctgctattggccgcaaaaagttttcaatcaatgttctgtaagaagctcttgaaatcgattccggcgtttcatcctcattttcgaagaaatatggaccgataactctagtggccataacaccgcaccaaacagtacctttagatgggtgcaactgatgttggtgtgttgcccttggatttgcAGAGCCCCAAAATCTAccgttttgtttgttgacataaccatttaaatggaaattaaaaaaatcaatttgtgtggctaattgtgtaagcATAGAAAAACACGATAGTTTgaacgcgttgtgttgtactgtagggttccataatatatttccaacaattcaattataatccataaaatgagaaaaataaatatgtcaaaaaaaaaaaaagaagttatttgtgcttaacattagtaggtcttatttggccttCCCTGTAGAAGTaggtattaatttaaaatactatCCGCTAGAACGGCCAGTCTTCaactaataatttaaattaccattcaaattccaatacttcaaatattaattatgtcTATGTTATTTTAGAGAATATCTCGACATCGATTTGACTCTGTCGCAAGAGAAGGTCCAAAATATCGCTGGCGTTGCTGTGGCACATGTGAATGGATTTGTTGCAGAGCTGCGACGATTGTTCTTGGTGGAAGATCTGGTTGACTCAATCAAGTTTGGTGTTATTCTGTGGGTTTTAACTTACATTGGTGGCTGGTTCAATGGCATGACTCTGGTTATTTTAGGTAAGCAAACAATCGCAAATTTCTATGTGGCACGGAAATTACTAAACTCGGTTTTCTTtttcacccacacacacacacagccttCGTCTCGTTATTCACTTTGCCAAAGGTGtacgaaaacaacaaacaatcaATTGACACATACTTGGATTTGGTACGAAGCAAATTGACAGAAATCACTGAGAAGTAAGTTttgacaaaacaacaaaaaccaaaacaaataaCGTCGTAACTTTGATTTCCTTAACTctactcttttttgtttttttttaacagaataaAGGCCGCCATTCCAATTGGCAAGAAACCAATCGCCGCCGAATCTGACAAGGATAAGTAAAGCACTTGCAAATGCAAGATATTAACAGCAACAATTTATATATTGTCATTGCAATTACTAAAccttaagagaaaaaaacataCTTAAGAACTTAAATAAAAAGGCGCATacacactctctctctctctcccacacacatacacataaactcatgcatatgtatatggaaaTTCTGTAAGCAACCAAGAAAAAATGTGAACGCCGAGGAAGCagagaatgaaataaataaaaataaagcattcGACAGTCTATAGCAACAATAactatataattaaattaa from Anastrepha ludens isolate Willacy chromosome 5, idAnaLude1.1, whole genome shotgun sequence includes these protein-coding regions:
- the LOC128863763 gene encoding reticulon-1-A isoform X6, with amino-acid sequence MSKLESLIYWRDVKKSGIFFGAGLVILLAISCFSVISVFAYLSLLTLAGTVCFRIYKSVMQAIQKTPEGHPFKEYLDIDLTLSQEKVQNIAGVAVAHVNGFVAELRRLFLVEDLVDSIKFGVILWVLTYIGGWFNGMTLVILAFVSLFTLPKVYENNKQSIDTYLDLVRSKLTEITEKIKAAIPIGKKPIAAESDKDK
- the LOC128863763 gene encoding reticulon-1-A isoform X5, which translates into the protein MEHVQSLLQTLSELKDLPLNRESLESLIYWRDVKKSGIFFGAGLVILLAISCFSVISVFAYLSLLTLAGTVCFRIYKSVMQAIQKTPEGHPFKEYLDIDLTLSQEKVQNIAGVAVAHVNGFVAELRRLFLVEDLVDSIKFGVILWVLTYIGGWFNGMTLVILAFVSLFTLPKVYENNKQSIDTYLDLVRSKLTEITEKIKAAIPIGKKPIAAESDKDK
- the LOC128863763 gene encoding reticulon-1-A isoform X4, translating into MAGGNKRYSRTNSNGNITKLPERGPVESLIYWRDVKKSGIFFGAGLVILLAISCFSVISVFAYLSLLTLAGTVCFRIYKSVMQAIQKTPEGHPFKEYLDIDLTLSQEKVQNIAGVAVAHVNGFVAELRRLFLVEDLVDSIKFGVILWVLTYIGGWFNGMTLVILAFVSLFTLPKVYENNKQSIDTYLDLVRSKLTEITEKIKAAIPIGKKPIAAESDKDK
- the LOC128863763 gene encoding reticulon-1-A isoform X3, whose product is MESNGEIAQNGVYKQRPLICSLLDPHAWFKPERLHPRVESLIYWRDVKKSGIFFGAGLVILLAISCFSVISVFAYLSLLTLAGTVCFRIYKSVMQAIQKTPEGHPFKEYLDIDLTLSQEKVQNIAGVAVAHVNGFVAELRRLFLVEDLVDSIKFGVILWVLTYIGGWFNGMTLVILAFVSLFTLPKVYENNKQSIDTYLDLVRSKLTEITEKIKAAIPIGKKPIAAESDKDK